The Candidatus Nomurabacteria bacterium genome includes a window with the following:
- the rplL gene encoding 50S ribosomal protein L7/L12, with protein MENKFADLIEKIEKMSVLELNELVKTLEEKFGVSASAMMMAPGAAAGGAAVEEKDSFAVHLKSGGDKKIQVIKVVKEALGLGLKEAKDLVDGAPALLKEGVKKEDAENIKKLVEEAGGQVELK; from the coding sequence ATGGAAAATAAATTCGCAGATTTAATTGAGAAAATTGAGAAGATGAGCGTGTTGGAGCTGAACGAATTAGTGAAGACTCTCGAAGAGAAGTTTGGTGTATCGGCTTCAGCGATGATGATGGCCCCTGGTGCAGCGGCTGGCGGTGCCGCAGTGGAAGAGAAGGATAGTTTTGCTGTCCACTTGAAATCTGGTGGGGATAAGAAAATCCAAGTGATCAAGGTAGTGAAGGAGGCTCTTGGTCTTGGTCTAAAAGAGGCAAAGGATTTGGTTGATGGTGCGCCGGCTCTCTTGAAAGAGGGCGTGAAGAAGGAGGACGCTGAAAATATCAAGAAATTGGTTGAGGAGGCTGGTGGACAGGTAGAATTGAAA